The DNA segment CGTAATTGTTGCGGCGCTTGTTGGAATTGCATTGGCGATTGCCGGAACTCAAATGCAGGCGGTGTTTCGGAACGCGCTCGCATCACCGGATATTATCGGCACGAGCTCGGGCGGGGCACTGGGAGCCGTTCTTGCGTTGTCAAGCGGCTTAGCAATGCGATCACTTTATTACCTTCCGGTGATGTCATTCATCGGCGCATTGTGCTCTCTTCTGATCGTGTACACAATTGCCACACGCCGCGGACGCACTCCGGTTGCAACCTTGCTGTTAACTGGAGTGGCACTCAATGCATTGATTGCTGCGATCACATCGTTTGTGATCAGCGTTCAATGGGTTCGCTGGGAAATCGCACAAGAGATTTTGTTCTGGTTGATGGGCGGATTGGACAGCCGTACGTGGCAACATGTCTGGCTCGCTCTCCCTTGCATTGTTCTGGCCGGATCCATCTCGCTTCTTTATTTACGCGAGCTTGATGTATTGCTGTTAGGAGAAGAAGCAGCTCAGGCCGTCGGCACCGATGTCGAAAAAGTGAAACGGATCATTCTGACAACATCCGCTCTCTTAACCGGTGGTGCAGTCGCAGTCAGTGGAATGATTGGGTTCGTTGGATTGATCGTGCCACATACTGCGCGGTTGATCCTGGGTCCAAGACATCGCTATTTACTTCCGGCCAGCGCGCTGACAGGCGCTGTGTTTTTAGTTTTCACCGACATCATAGCCAGAACGATTTACTCGCCGGAAGAAATTCGATTGGGAATTATTACTGGTGTTCTTGGCGCGCCTTTCTTTCTGTATCTTTTGCTGCGACATCGTCATTCAGTGGGAATGACTTGAGTTATTCAAAGGAGGAATCGGCTGATGGATCCTGAAAATAAGGAATCAAATTTGCCTCGAGATAATGAGCGACATGATGAAATTATGCGTCGCAGGAAAGCATCGTACGATGTTCGCAAAGCCTCTGCGACGAAAGAAAAAGGCCTGATCATCGTTCACACCGGACCCGGCAAAGGAAAAACGAGCGCCGCGCTGGGAATGATTTTTCGCGCGCTCGGACATGGCATGAACGTTGGAGTCGTTCAATTCACAAAAGGTGCCATACAAACGGGCGAAGCATTGTTTGCAGCAGAACTTTCAGGGCGCCTTGATTTTTTTACATTGGGCGAAGGTTATACGTGGGAAACACAGAATCGCCAGCGGGATATGGAGGTTGCCAGAAGAGCATGGCAGCAAGCTCAAAAAATGGTCGACGATCCGAAATACCAATTGATCCTTTTGGATGAACTGAACATCATTCTCAAATTCGAATACCTACCGGTGGATGAAGTTCTCGAAACATTAAGAAACAAGCGCGAGGACTTACACGTCATTGTGACCGGTCGGGGTGCGAAAGAGGAATTAATCGAACTGGCCGATCTAGCGACGGAGATGAAAATCATCAAACATCCGTATCCAAAAGGGATCAAAGCTCAGAAGGGAATCGAATACTAATGTCGGAAAGGAAGTTGCCGGAAGGAATTCCGAATCGCTTTGTCGATGTATTGCGAAAAGATCAACAGGTGAAGGAGATCCGTGTATTGGAAGGACAACTTCTGGTTTGTTTGGGATGTTGCTGCGGCAATACGGACCGGGGAATGCCGGAACTCCCGCTCGCAGAATTTAAGCAGCAGTGGAAAGAGCGCGGAATCCGATTGCGCATTCATTTATCGATTAGTGGTTGCCTTGGCCCTTGTTCGTTGGCGAACGTCATTTTGATTCTATTTGGAGGACAATCAATATGGTTGCATTCCATCAATACTCCGCAACATGTAACCGCCGTTTATGATTATCTGGAACGGATGCTTGCAGCGCAAAAATATTTTCCTCCGGACGGCATGCTTGCGGATTGCCATTTCAATCGCTTCATATTTGATACGGCCTCCGCAGGGAAGTGGTAACAATTCTATGCCGCCATTGCTGTTTACTCTAGCCTACACACTGGATTGGCTGATCGGTGATCCTGCCTGGCTTCCACATCCCGTGCGCTGGATGGGCAAAGTGATTGAAGCTGGCGAAAAGGCTCTACGAAAAATTTCTCGCAGTTCTCTTCTGGAGTTTTCCTGCGGCCTGACTCTTACACTTTTTGTAATCGGCTTATTTGCCGGAGGCAGCTGGTTCATTATTTTGCTGATAAAACAATGGAATCAAACGATCGCGATCATCGTTTTGCCGTATCTTGCGGTCATGACATTGGCAAGTCGTTCACTGTTGGATGAAACACTCGCCGTGTCCCGTTTACTTTCCCGTGGAGATTTGATTTCGGCGCGCAAACAGGTTGCGCGTATTGTGGGACGTGACACAGAGAATCTGGATGAACAAGAAATCGCAAGAGCATCCATAGAAACATTGGCGGAAAGTGCGTCGGATGGAATAATCGCTCCAATGTTGTATCTTGCAATCGGTGGCATTCCGGCAGCACTGGCATATAAAGCGATCAATACTCTCGATTCAATGATCGGCCATCGCAATCAGCGATATGAATTTTTCGGAAAATGTGCTGCCCGATTCGATGATTTGACTTGTTTTATCCCATCCCGTTTGACAGGCATGCTGATCATTTTGGCTGCATGGACATTGAGATTGAATTGGCGCGGTGCATTCAAAGTGATGTGGCATGACGGATCAAAACATGCAAGCGTGAATGCTGGGTATCCGGAAGCGGCCATGGCCGGCGCTCTGGGCGTGCGGCTCGGTGGAACAAATTACTACGACGGCGAACCACATCAAGGTCCATTTCTTGGGGTTGACCAAAACCCGCTGGACAATCGTGCGTTACGAAACGGCCTGCGTCTCACCGTTTGCGTTTCAAGCTGGATGTTTGCAATCAGTCTCACGATTTGCATTTTGATTTCGTACTTATGAACTCAAGTTCGAATCCGATTCATGGAGGAAGAGTCTTTGAAGTTGCGCGTCGCTTGAAAATCGACCCCGCGCGAATCATTGATTTCAGCGCAAACATCAATCCGCTTGGACCACCTCAAGGTGTGCTACGGCTTTTTAGCCAGGAACAAACCGCCACTCATCTCAATATTTACCCTGACTCACATGATTTTATATGTGCCGTCGCAAGGAAACACAATATAGCAAGGGATCAAATCGTTGTTGCGAACGGCGTTTCTGCTTTGATTTTTGCAGTATTGCAAACGTTTCGCCCTTCACGAGTTTTGATTCTGGAACCTGCGTTCGCAGAATACTCTCGCGCATGCTGCGCGGTGAAAGCGAATATTACCTCATTGGCTCTTTCAGAACAGTCAGGCTTCATGCCTGAATTTGCAGCATTGATTCAAACGATTGAGCATCGTCAGTTTGATCTGGTTATTTTAAATTCACCACACAATCCATCGGGAATTCTTTATCCACCGCAGCAACTGATGCGGTTGATTGATTCAGCAGAACGCAACAGTGTTTTGGTCGTGCTGGATGAGGCTTTTGTCGATTACGTTCCTGAGGCAAGTCTGGTCTCGTTTGCAGGATCAAAATCGAACTTAATTGTGTTCCGCTCGCTAACAAAGTTTTATGCCATGCCCGCGCTGCGAATTGGATATGCTGTCTGTTCACCAGATTTAGCTGCATCAATGGCAATGCAACTGGACCCTTGGCCGGTCAGCACAATTGCATTGCAAGCAGGCCGTTTGGCACTTCAGGAAATCGAATACGAAGAACAATCACGCATAGCGAATGCTGCCGCCCGCGAAGAATTTGTTACTGCTCTTCGCAGCATCGGATTAACCGTTTTCTCTTCTGTCGCCAACTTTCTTTTGATAAAGCTTCATTCTTCATCCGGTGGCGATTTAGCATTATGGCTGGAAAAGCGTCACACTTTGATCCGAACGCTGAATTCCCTTCACGGACTGGAAGATTCATACGTCCGCCTCGCGGTCCGAATGCGTACTGAAAATCTTCAGCTGGTTTCTAAAATCCAAGCATTCCTGTTAAAAGGATAATGTTCGACCCGGCCAAGATCGCATCTGGAAATGCATCTTAAAAGTTTTAATTGGAAAGGCAAATTCGAAAGTTTAACGGGCAGATTCACCAACAGCCTAGTTCTTGGCCACGACAGGCATATCTGGTATATTGTGTATCCTCCACCGCTGCATATTGTTGACCGGGTCGATCATGAGTGATAATGTCTGTTATCAAGATGAAGAATTCTCAGGATGGTCGGAGTTGACAACAAAAACTCTGGCGCTTTCAAATCTTGCTGATTTCTCCGCTGTATCGGAAGAAGTCGCCCTGCAAAGACCACTTGAAGAAGTTGTCAAGGCTACACTTGAAGGTGCCGCGTCACGGAGCCGTCACACCGCGCGTGCGTATCAAACTGCAATCAGTCTCTTTCTTCAATACCTGGATAAAAGCAAGGGCAAAATACTGCCTCAAGAATATCAAGAAGAGTGGAGGCCCTTTGCTTCCTCGTTCGAGTTGGCACGCGAGCGGCTTTGGCGGTACAAAGGACCTGCGGCAATTCTGCGCCTTGTGGATGGAAGTGTTCTTTCCGGTTTTAAAGCCTCGCGGGAGCGGGTGGGCGATAGCGTTAATACGATCGCGCAAAGGATTCCCGCAGTCAGGAGTTTTCTTGGAATCTCCATTTATCGATTGAAATTAAAACGTGACATTAAACCGGTGGGGCGAAGACTTTCACCAGATGAGGTTAGACAACTCCGTGCGGCAGTCGATTCGACCACTATAAAAGGAAAAAGGGATCTGGCGATTATCGATACAATGCTCTTTCTTGGCCTTCGAAGGGAAGAGTTGTCGGTAATTTCTTTGAGCAATTTCAAACTTGATCATGGTGCCTCCTGGCTCTTGTTGAAAGGAAAAGGAAACAAGAGTCGGCGTTAAAAATTCATCCGGAACTCGCCGCGACGATAACGGATTGGCTAAGGGTTCGTGGCGGAAAACTCGGTGAAGGAAGTGGCTGGCTTTTCATATCTCTCCGCGCGCAAGGAAAAAGTAATCCGATTGATGCAACAGTGGTTGGAAAACTCATTTGCACACTACGGTTTTAAGTCCAGTATCGCTCCGGAAAAAGGGGAAAACATTTTGAGCCCCCACGATTTGCGGAGAACATGCGCACGTAAATGCCTGCGATAACGGAGCGAATTTGCTACTGATCCAGAAAATGCTAGGACATTCAGACGTAAAAACAACTGCAAATTACATCGGCGCCTTTGAAGACGATCACAATACGGCAATCGACTATGTGAAGTACTGACTGATTCTGCAAAGTAATTGTCTGACCAGCCGGACGCCGAAAGACAGAGAGGAGGCCTTCGGATGAAAGGGGATTTCCGGCATTTAGGGAAGCCTATTCCCAGCAGGAACTTCATGAATTCTTTAGCTTAGACGAAGCAGAGCTAACATTCATAAAGCAATTCAAAACGGAATCGAACCGTTTCAATGTCGCTGTTCTGCTGAAAGCACTTCTTTATTTGGGGTATTTCCAGAACACCCGAGCAGTGTTCCGGAAGGAATAAGAACATACGTTTCATTTCAGTTAGGTTTACTATTTGATCACTCTCAAGATTACCCATATGAAGGTGGAACGAAAGACTTCCACATTTCTGCGATAAGAAAATACTCGGGATTTCGCTTTACAACAGATGCAGACCGTGATCGGCTTCAGGAGTGGCTTGAATCTGAGGCAGCATTTGAAGCTCCAACAGAAGAGGGGCTTCTTGAAGCA comes from the bacterium genome and includes:
- a CDS encoding (2Fe-2S) ferredoxin domain-containing protein yields the protein MSERKLPEGIPNRFVDVLRKDQQVKEIRVLEGQLLVCLGCCCGNTDRGMPELPLAEFKQQWKERGIRLRIHLSISGCLGPCSLANVILILFGGQSIWLHSINTPQHVTAVYDYLERMLAAQKYFPPDGMLADCHFNRFIFDTASAGKW
- a CDS encoding pyridoxal phosphate-dependent class II aminotransferase; the encoded protein is MNSSSNPIHGGRVFEVARRLKIDPARIIDFSANINPLGPPQGVLRLFSQEQTATHLNIYPDSHDFICAVARKHNIARDQIVVANGVSALIFAVLQTFRPSRVLILEPAFAEYSRACCAVKANITSLALSEQSGFMPEFAALIQTIEHRQFDLVILNSPHNPSGILYPPQQLMRLIDSAERNSVLVVLDEAFVDYVPEASLVSFAGSKSNLIVFRSLTKFYAMPALRIGYAVCSPDLAASMAMQLDPWPVSTIALQAGRLALQEIEYEEQSRIANAAAREEFVTALRSIGLTVFSSVANFLLIKLHSSSGGDLALWLEKRHTLIRTLNSLHGLEDSYVRLAVRMRTENLQLVSKIQAFLLKG
- the cobO gene encoding cob(I)yrinic acid a,c-diamide adenosyltransferase, producing MDPENKESNLPRDNERHDEIMRRRKASYDVRKASATKEKGLIIVHTGPGKGKTSAALGMIFRALGHGMNVGVVQFTKGAIQTGEALFAAELSGRLDFFTLGEGYTWETQNRQRDMEVARRAWQQAQKMVDDPKYQLILLDELNIILKFEYLPVDEVLETLRNKREDLHVIVTGRGAKEELIELADLATEMKIIKHPYPKGIKAQKGIEY
- the cbiB gene encoding adenosylcobinamide-phosphate synthase CbiB; this translates as MPPLLFTLAYTLDWLIGDPAWLPHPVRWMGKVIEAGEKALRKISRSSLLEFSCGLTLTLFVIGLFAGGSWFIILLIKQWNQTIAIIVLPYLAVMTLASRSLLDETLAVSRLLSRGDLISARKQVARIVGRDTENLDEQEIARASIETLAESASDGIIAPMLYLAIGGIPAALAYKAINTLDSMIGHRNQRYEFFGKCAARFDDLTCFIPSRLTGMLIILAAWTLRLNWRGAFKVMWHDGSKHASVNAGYPEAAMAGALGVRLGGTNYYDGEPHQGPFLGVDQNPLDNRALRNGLRLTVCVSSWMFAISLTICILISYL
- a CDS encoding iron chelate uptake ABC transporter family permease subunit; the protein is MNFIQTETSRLNIRSPVMESALPLSRRATLYGIIVILLLFVAVLAGIAIGSSPVPVEVVARVLGFHLLPEGWIDLTGISSAEQAIIWLIRTPRVIVAALVGIALAIAGTQMQAVFRNALASPDIIGTSSGGALGAVLALSSGLAMRSLYYLPVMSFIGALCSLLIVYTIATRRGRTPVATLLLTGVALNALIAAITSFVISVQWVRWEIAQEILFWLMGGLDSRTWQHVWLALPCIVLAGSISLLYLRELDVLLLGEEAAQAVGTDVEKVKRIILTTSALLTGGAVAVSGMIGFVGLIVPHTARLILGPRHRYLLPASALTGAVFLVFTDIIARTIYSPEEIRLGIITGVLGAPFFLYLLLRHRHSVGMT